In Paenibacillus larvae subsp. larvae, the following proteins share a genomic window:
- the ribE gene encoding riboflavin synthase, translating to MFTGIIEEIGTMRRIDRQGQALILTIGAKKILEDIHLGDSIAVNGVCLTVVAFQDQEFSVDVMPETFRSTNLAKLKTGSRVNLERAMQAGGRYGGHIVQGHVDGTAVVIGKDREENAVVYRFRPLTGRLTRYIIPKGSITIDGISLTVVDTKEGTFSVSIIPHTLAETILNDKGPGDTVNIECDIIGKYIEHFLKVPDEPEGSGLKPNSLSETFLTENGFM from the coding sequence ATGTTCACGGGCATAATCGAGGAAATCGGCACCATGCGGAGGATTGACAGGCAGGGACAGGCTTTGATTTTGACGATCGGAGCCAAAAAGATATTGGAAGATATTCATCTTGGAGACAGCATAGCGGTTAATGGGGTTTGTTTGACAGTTGTTGCTTTTCAAGATCAGGAATTTTCGGTGGATGTAATGCCTGAGACCTTCCGCAGTACGAATCTTGCGAAGCTAAAAACAGGTTCCAGAGTAAACCTGGAAAGGGCCATGCAGGCGGGAGGCCGGTATGGCGGGCACATCGTACAGGGACATGTGGACGGAACCGCCGTTGTTATTGGTAAAGACCGGGAAGAAAATGCCGTAGTTTATAGATTCAGGCCTCTAACAGGGCGATTAACCCGGTATATTATTCCGAAAGGTTCCATTACGATAGACGGGATCAGTTTAACTGTAGTAGATACAAAAGAAGGGACATTCTCGGTTTCAATCATACCCCATACTCTGGCTGAAACGATATTAAATGATAAAGGGCCTGGAGATACCGTGAACATTGAATGTGACATAATAGGCAAATATATTGAGCATTTTTTGAAAGTACCGGATGAACCAGAAGGAAGCGGGTTAAAGCCGAACAGCTTAAGCGAGACATTTTTGACTGAAAACGGCTTTATGTAA
- a CDS encoding bifunctional 3,4-dihydroxy-2-butanone-4-phosphate synthase/GTP cyclohydrolase II — protein sequence MNDTSMHFHSIEEAIYDLMLGKIVIVVDDEDRENEGDFVVLADKATPEAINFMITEGRGLVCMPITEERAMELDLAPMVSKNTDYHGTAFTVSVDGAGTSTGISAYERSQTVQALIHPDTGPQHLRRPGHMFPLIAKKGGVLRRAGHTEAAVDLARMCCSYPAAVICEVIKEDGTMARVPDLMQIARKHDLKIITIQDLIEYRNHKEKLVQREIETRLPTDFGVFKAVAYTNLVDNKEHVALVKGKISSDKPTLVRVHSECLTGDVFHSHRCDCGPQLEAALKQINEAGSGILLYMRQEGRGIGLINKLKAYKLQEEGLDTVEANLKLGFAPDLRDYGIGAQILKDLGVCKLKLLTNNPRKIKGLEGYGLEVVERVPIQMMENEDNSLYLHTKKEKLGHMLKFEKQHFI from the coding sequence ATGAACGATACATCGATGCATTTTCATTCGATTGAAGAAGCCATTTACGATCTCATGCTGGGGAAAATCGTGATCGTAGTGGATGATGAAGATAGAGAGAACGAAGGGGATTTCGTTGTCTTGGCTGATAAAGCAACGCCTGAGGCTATTAACTTTATGATAACAGAGGGACGCGGGCTGGTTTGTATGCCGATAACGGAAGAAAGGGCAATGGAGCTGGATTTGGCTCCTATGGTTTCCAAAAATACCGATTATCATGGAACAGCATTTACGGTTTCGGTGGACGGTGCCGGGACTTCCACAGGGATTTCCGCTTATGAACGTTCACAGACTGTCCAAGCCCTGATTCATCCGGACACTGGACCCCAGCATCTTCGCAGGCCCGGCCATATGTTTCCCTTGATTGCCAAGAAGGGCGGTGTTCTGCGCAGGGCAGGTCATACGGAAGCAGCAGTTGATTTGGCCAGAATGTGCTGTTCTTATCCTGCGGCGGTAATCTGCGAAGTCATCAAAGAAGACGGTACAATGGCAAGGGTTCCCGATCTTATGCAAATAGCCCGGAAGCATGATTTAAAGATCATTACAATCCAGGATCTCATCGAATACCGCAATCATAAAGAAAAGCTGGTACAGCGTGAGATCGAAACCAGATTGCCTACGGATTTCGGAGTATTTAAAGCCGTCGCTTATACGAACCTGGTAGACAATAAGGAACATGTCGCTCTGGTTAAAGGAAAAATTAGCAGTGACAAGCCCACACTTGTCCGTGTTCACTCCGAATGCCTGACAGGAGATGTATTTCATTCTCATCGTTGTGATTGCGGTCCGCAGCTTGAAGCTGCGTTAAAACAAATTAATGAGGCAGGCAGCGGTATTCTGTTGTATATGCGTCAAGAAGGGCGGGGAATCGGATTGATTAACAAGCTTAAAGCCTATAAGCTGCAAGAAGAAGGACTGGATACGGTAGAGGCTAACCTTAAGCTCGGTTTTGCTCCGGATCTGAGAGACTACGGAATTGGTGCCCAGATTCTAAAAGATCTTGGAGTATGCAAGCTGAAGCTCCTGACGAATAACCCGCGCAAGATTAAAGGGTTAGAAGGATATGGGCTTGAAGTGGTGGAGCGGGTTCCCATTCAAATGATGGAAAATGAAGATAACTCTTTATACCTGCATACCAAAAAAGAGAAACTGGGGCATATGCTGAAATTTGAAAAACAGCATTTCATCTAA
- the ribH gene encoding 6,7-dimethyl-8-ribityllumazine synthase, with the protein MVKYFEGHLVTEQLKFGIVIGRFNEFITSKLLSGALDALKRHGAKEEEIDVAWVPGAFEIPLIAQKMAESGKYDAVITLGTVIRGSTPHFDYVCAEVSKGVAAINLKTGVPTIFGVLTTDSIEQAVERAGTKAGNKGWEAASAAIEMANLTKQLQA; encoded by the coding sequence ATGGTTAAATATTTTGAAGGTCATTTGGTGACAGAACAATTAAAATTCGGGATTGTAATTGGCCGCTTTAACGAATTCATTACTTCCAAGCTGCTTTCCGGTGCATTGGACGCACTTAAAAGGCATGGAGCGAAAGAAGAAGAAATAGATGTAGCCTGGGTACCAGGAGCTTTTGAAATCCCGCTCATTGCCCAAAAAATGGCAGAAAGCGGGAAGTATGATGCTGTTATTACATTAGGTACGGTTATTCGGGGTTCTACTCCGCATTTCGATTATGTATGTGCTGAAGTATCCAAAGGAGTAGCAGCCATCAATTTGAAAACCGGCGTTCCTACGATTTTTGGCGTACTGACCACTGACTCTATAGAACAAGCGGTTGAACGCGCCGGAACTAAAGCGGGGAATAAAGGATGGGAAGCAGCATCTGCCGCTATTGAAATGGCTAATCTGACCAAACAGCTGCAAGCTTAA
- a CDS encoding segregation and condensation protein A has translation MKVLYKLDVFEGPLDLLLHLIDKSEVDIYNIPVKEITDQYLEYVQAMQELELEVTSEFLVMAATLLSIKSKMLLPKPPEIEMDFDYYQEDEMDPRAELVQKLVEYRKFKAVADVLREKEVERSLVYTREPEDLSPFLPEKQENPVKGLEIGDLVLAFQRTFRKMVHRNSVAKIQRDEISVKDRMKEVVGNLAVQGGTMMFSDLFDVHMTREDLVVTFLALLELMKIKRIQCFQYHLFDDIMIKSREEGLHAELPTDEIRY, from the coding sequence TTGAAAGTGCTGTACAAATTAGATGTGTTTGAAGGCCCCCTGGACCTGCTTCTACATTTAATCGATAAATCCGAAGTGGATATTTATAATATACCGGTTAAAGAAATAACCGACCAGTATCTTGAGTACGTACAAGCTATGCAGGAACTGGAGCTTGAAGTAACAAGCGAATTTTTAGTCATGGCTGCTACTCTTCTATCCATTAAAAGCAAAATGCTGCTTCCTAAGCCTCCTGAAATCGAAATGGATTTTGATTATTACCAGGAGGACGAGATGGACCCGCGGGCTGAACTGGTGCAAAAACTTGTGGAATACCGGAAGTTTAAAGCAGTTGCTGATGTGCTAAGGGAAAAAGAAGTGGAGAGAAGCCTGGTTTATACGAGAGAGCCTGAAGATCTGAGCCCTTTTCTGCCGGAAAAACAGGAGAATCCGGTTAAAGGGCTAGAAATCGGTGACTTGGTACTGGCTTTTCAGCGGACGTTTCGAAAGATGGTTCACCGGAACTCTGTAGCAAAGATTCAGCGGGATGAGATATCAGTCAAAGACCGTATGAAGGAAGTGGTTGGAAACCTTGCTGTTCAAGGTGGCACCATGATGTTTTCCGATCTGTTTGATGTTCATATGACCCGCGAGGATCTTGTAGTTACTTTTTTGGCTTTGCTTGAATTGATGAAAATAAAACGTATTCAATGTTTCCAATATCACCTTTTTGACGACATCATGATTAAATCAAGAGAGGAGGGACTTCATGCTGAATTACCAACAGATGAAATCCGTTATTGA
- the scpB gene encoding SMC-Scp complex subunit ScpB: MNYQQMKSVIEGLIFVSGDEGITVKQLAEVLDQDESTLRDLIEELKQDLQESERGIQIVEVAGCYQCTTLPEHALYFERLAYTPSRSTLSQAALETLSIIAYKQPITRVEIEEIRGVKCDRALHTLMAKELIEESGRAEAIGRPILYGTSKKFLEYFGLGSIHDLPEAGTINDGFDLEEEARLLFDKFEEEEQLSFDESAGTAQSSIKEPNDI, encoded by the coding sequence CTGAATTACCAACAGATGAAATCCGTTATTGAAGGACTTATTTTTGTATCGGGCGATGAAGGAATAACTGTGAAACAGCTTGCAGAAGTTCTGGATCAGGATGAATCCACTTTACGGGATTTAATCGAAGAACTGAAGCAGGATTTGCAGGAAAGTGAGAGGGGAATTCAAATTGTTGAGGTGGCGGGATGCTATCAATGCACTACTTTACCGGAACATGCCCTTTATTTTGAACGTCTGGCTTATACTCCGTCAAGGTCTACATTGTCCCAGGCAGCTCTTGAGACCCTTTCTATCATTGCATATAAGCAGCCTATCACCCGTGTTGAAATTGAGGAGATCCGCGGGGTAAAATGTGACCGTGCTTTACATACCCTTATGGCTAAGGAACTTATCGAGGAATCAGGAAGAGCTGAAGCTATCGGAAGACCGATTCTGTATGGAACCTCCAAAAAATTTCTGGAGTACTTTGGGCTTGGTTCTATTCACGATTTGCCGGAAGCGGGTACCATTAACGACGGTTTTGATCTTGAAGAGGAAGCGCGGCTGCTGTTTGATAAATTTGAAGAAGAGGAACAGCTTTCTTTTGATGAATCTGCCGGGACAGCACAGTCTTCTATTAAAGAACCAAATGATATTTGA
- a CDS encoding DUF2953 domain-containing protein produces the protein MVIWHWIVNCLIILAGIGILAFTAICFSRVYGTISFTKLQDNDNLTIEIKGLYGLVKTKIHIPIIQFVNIREGIYVKSKQVDRQIQRETSKNNEKNINKKWLKRFSLKTRLLINKTVDLQGWIKQTLKLVHCNDLRWTSYVGVGDAPQTAICTGAIWALKSTLVGFAVNLVRLETVPDLSVNPLYNRTQFMTELKIGAHVRVGSVILACIRLLNRIRKVPGGPKIWRKVLYSKST, from the coding sequence ATGGTTATATGGCACTGGATAGTAAACTGCCTGATAATTCTGGCGGGGATCGGCATCCTGGCTTTTACGGCCATTTGTTTTAGCCGTGTTTATGGTACTATTTCGTTTACAAAATTACAGGATAACGATAATCTGACAATTGAAATAAAAGGATTATACGGATTAGTTAAAACAAAAATTCATATTCCGATTATTCAGTTTGTTAATATTCGAGAGGGCATTTATGTGAAATCCAAACAGGTAGACAGGCAGATACAGAGGGAAACCAGCAAAAACAATGAAAAAAACATCAACAAAAAGTGGTTGAAACGATTTTCTTTAAAAACCAGACTTTTGATTAACAAAACGGTAGATTTGCAGGGATGGATTAAACAAACACTTAAGCTGGTTCACTGTAATGATTTGAGATGGACCAGTTATGTAGGAGTAGGAGATGCTCCTCAGACAGCAATTTGTACGGGGGCCATTTGGGCATTAAAATCAACACTTGTCGGATTTGCAGTCAATTTGGTCCGGCTTGAAACCGTCCCGGATTTATCGGTAAACCCTTTGTATAACCGTACCCAATTCATGACAGAACTAAAAATTGGGGCTCATGTACGGGTAGGTTCCGTTATTCTGGCTTGTATCCGTCTTTTGAACAGGATCAGAAAAGTGCCGGGCGGTCCGAAAATCTGGAGGAAAGTATTATATTCCAAAAGTACATAG
- the ytfJ gene encoding GerW family sporulation protein — translation MSDHPIQGLMKTAMENIKEMVDVNTIVGDPVETPDGSVIMPISKVGFGFAAGGSQFVTDNAAREVRKTDGSQTHTSEVAMPFGGGSGGGISITPIAFLVVGKPGVKVVPLDNQTHIVERLIDSAPQFVEKLQNMMKSKNATGTTQPQDQGTEVNATIKTEPTAPNIQI, via the coding sequence ATGTCGGATCATCCGATTCAAGGGCTCATGAAGACGGCAATGGAAAACATTAAGGAAATGGTTGATGTGAATACCATTGTCGGAGATCCTGTGGAAACCCCTGACGGAAGTGTCATTATGCCGATCAGTAAAGTAGGCTTTGGATTTGCGGCCGGAGGAAGCCAGTTTGTTACCGATAATGCCGCCAGAGAGGTTCGTAAGACTGACGGTTCCCAAACCCATACATCTGAAGTTGCTATGCCGTTTGGCGGTGGTAGCGGAGGGGGAATTTCCATTACCCCCATCGCCTTTTTAGTTGTTGGTAAACCTGGCGTTAAAGTAGTTCCTTTGGACAATCAAACCCATATTGTTGAGCGTTTGATTGACTCCGCTCCCCAGTTTGTAGAAAAGCTGCAAAACATGATGAAGAGTAAGAATGCGACGGGGACGACTCAGCCCCAAGATCAGGGGACCGAAGTTAATGCCACGATCAAAACGGAGCCAACCGCTCCAAACATTCAGATCTAA
- a CDS encoding ArsB/NhaD family transporter, which yields MLTWIALAIFLVTYTIIISEKINRAVIALLGAALMIIFGILDVHKALEHYIEWTTIALLIGMMILVGIANKTGVFQYVAIKAAKMAGGKPMNILLILSTLTAIGSALLDNVTTVLLMVPVTLSITKILHVNPVPFLISEVIASNIGGTATLIGDPPNIMIGSANEHLTFNAFLLNLAPITIIIMAVTLGLLYLMYRKELKFNEKYKQKLMELKESDYILDRKLMTKSLIVLGFTLLGFVLHSVIHLDASVIAITGAVVLMLIGLKEDQIEEALDTVEWVTIFFFAGLFTLVGGLQEVGIINRLAQGVLEITEGNISFAAPLILWGSGIASATIDNIPFVATMIPLIKDMGVQLGLAVDSPQLNALWWSLALGACLGGNGTIIGASANVIVAGIAKKEGHGFSYLEFLKVGAPIMIVSLFLSHIYIYFRYLIFL from the coding sequence TTGCTAACCTGGATTGCCTTGGCTATCTTTTTAGTCACTTATACCATCATTATTTCCGAAAAAATTAACCGGGCAGTTATTGCCCTGCTGGGTGCCGCTTTAATGATCATCTTCGGTATCCTGGACGTCCATAAGGCCTTGGAGCATTACATAGAATGGACTACCATAGCCCTTCTTATCGGAATGATGATTCTGGTGGGGATCGCCAATAAAACGGGAGTATTTCAGTATGTTGCAATAAAAGCCGCCAAGATGGCAGGAGGAAAACCTATGAACATCCTTCTGATCCTGAGTACACTTACGGCAATTGGATCCGCCCTTTTGGATAATGTGACAACCGTATTGCTTATGGTCCCCGTCACCTTATCGATTACCAAAATCCTGCACGTGAATCCTGTACCTTTTTTAATCTCGGAAGTAATTGCTTCTAATATTGGCGGGACAGCCACATTGATCGGAGATCCTCCGAACATTATGATCGGTTCCGCTAACGAACATCTTACTTTTAATGCCTTTTTGCTGAATCTGGCCCCGATTACAATTATTATTATGGCCGTAACACTTGGTTTGCTGTATCTGATGTACCGTAAAGAACTAAAATTCAATGAGAAATATAAGCAAAAACTGATGGAACTGAAGGAGTCAGACTATATTCTCGATCGCAAGCTGATGACCAAGTCATTGATTGTACTTGGCTTTACTCTGCTTGGTTTTGTTCTTCATTCCGTCATTCATCTGGATGCATCTGTCATTGCGATCACCGGAGCCGTCGTACTGATGCTGATTGGTTTGAAGGAAGACCAGATTGAAGAGGCATTAGACACAGTGGAATGGGTGACAATCTTTTTCTTTGCAGGCCTGTTTACCTTAGTGGGAGGCCTGCAGGAAGTTGGGATTATCAACCGGCTTGCACAGGGAGTTCTTGAAATTACGGAGGGAAATATCAGCTTTGCCGCTCCTCTCATTTTATGGGGATCCGGAATTGCCTCAGCTACGATTGACAATATTCCATTTGTAGCCACGATGATTCCTCTTATTAAAGATATGGGCGTACAGCTCGGCCTCGCTGTAGATTCACCGCAGCTTAACGCTTTGTGGTGGTCGTTGGCGCTGGGGGCTTGTCTCGGTGGTAATGGGACGATAATTGGAGCTTCCGCCAACGTGATTGTAGCGGGGATTGCCAAGAAAGAAGGACACGGCTTTAGTTATCTGGAGTTCCTTAAAGTAGGGGCACCCATTATGATCGTATCTTTGTTCCTCTCTCATATTTATATTTATTTCCGCTATTTGATTTTCCTATAG
- a CDS encoding D-alanyl-D-alanine carboxypeptidase family protein, with protein sequence MYKRVLLTFVLLISIILLPLHAAAAPASISTHAEAAALIDVHSGRILYSQSGDKEMRVASTTKIMTAIIAIEQGRLSDMVKVGKNAAGKEGSSLYLKLGEEMSLHNLLYGMMLRSGNDAAITIAEHIGGSIEGFAYLMNEKASLLGMAHTHFTNPSGLDDGKEMKHYSSANDMAKLTAYALKNPVFRDIVKTKTKKAPNPNANWDYSWSNKNKMLNLYEGADGVKTGYTKLAYRCLVSSATRGNQQLAAVTLNDGNDWADHAKLLDYGFETYPLKQVLQKGETVSGTNWVAGRSFAYPFHGDEQKQMISKVVSHDPKSLEYRTGERGLLTFYLGEDHPIGTIPLYEPESPGLNKTEQSVFEYKPTEVHMSAFSKATDAFRTVIASLFMMLGSGME encoded by the coding sequence ATGTATAAAAGAGTATTACTTACATTCGTGCTGCTGATAAGTATCATACTGCTTCCTTTGCATGCAGCTGCCGCTCCGGCTTCCATCTCCACTCATGCTGAAGCTGCCGCGCTTATTGATGTACATTCCGGTAGAATTTTATATTCACAAAGCGGAGATAAAGAGATGCGCGTTGCCAGCACCACCAAAATTATGACAGCCATTATTGCGATTGAGCAAGGGCGTTTATCAGATATGGTGAAGGTCGGCAAGAATGCGGCCGGTAAAGAAGGGTCGTCTCTTTATTTGAAATTGGGTGAAGAAATGAGTCTTCATAATTTGCTTTATGGTATGATGCTCCGTTCGGGCAATGATGCTGCGATAACTATAGCCGAACATATCGGCGGAAGTATCGAAGGCTTTGCTTACCTGATGAACGAAAAAGCCAGTCTCCTGGGCATGGCCCATACTCATTTTACGAATCCTTCCGGTCTGGATGATGGGAAGGAAATGAAACATTATTCCAGCGCCAACGATATGGCTAAGCTGACGGCTTATGCCCTTAAAAATCCTGTCTTCCGCGACATTGTCAAGACAAAGACGAAAAAAGCGCCGAATCCCAACGCGAACTGGGATTACTCCTGGTCAAACAAAAATAAAATGCTCAACCTGTATGAAGGAGCTGACGGTGTTAAAACAGGTTATACCAAGCTCGCCTATAGATGCCTTGTTTCCTCGGCTACTCGCGGCAATCAGCAGCTGGCTGCCGTGACCTTAAATGACGGTAACGATTGGGCTGATCATGCCAAGCTTCTGGATTATGGATTTGAGACGTATCCTTTGAAGCAGGTCCTGCAAAAAGGGGAAACGGTCTCGGGCACCAATTGGGTAGCAGGCAGGTCCTTTGCCTACCCTTTCCATGGTGATGAACAAAAACAGATGATCAGTAAAGTAGTAAGCCACGATCCGAAATCGCTGGAATATAGAACCGGAGAAAGGGGCCTGCTTACCTTTTACCTTGGGGAGGATCATCCAATAGGCACTATCCCGTTGTATGAACCGGAAAGTCCCGGATTGAACAAAACTGAGCAGTCTGTCTTCGAATATAAACCGACGGAAGTCCATATGTCAGCATTCAGCAAGGCAACGGATGCTTTTCGTACCGTAATAGCTTCCTTGTTTATGATGTTGGGTTCGGGAATGGAATAA
- a CDS encoding nucleoside recognition domain-containing protein: MVNWIWLFFLVAGFAVAAVQGKIDVVTQAVFDGAKSGVTVCFGLISILVFWLGIMKITEDSGLLKKLAVLLRPIVRFLFPSIPKDHPAVGYIMSNMSANILGLGNAATPMGIRAMQELQKLNPEKDTASPAMCTLLALNTASITLIPTTLIAIRMNFHSKNPADIVGSTLMATFVATVAAIIVDRFYRKKALKKSV; encoded by the coding sequence ATGGTCAACTGGATCTGGTTATTTTTTCTGGTAGCGGGATTTGCCGTAGCCGCAGTTCAAGGAAAAATAGACGTGGTTACCCAAGCTGTTTTTGACGGGGCAAAAAGCGGGGTGACCGTTTGCTTCGGCTTGATCAGTATACTTGTATTTTGGCTTGGAATCATGAAGATCACCGAAGATTCAGGCCTTCTTAAGAAACTGGCCGTGCTCCTGCGCCCGATTGTCCGCTTTTTATTCCCCAGCATCCCGAAAGATCATCCAGCTGTCGGTTATATTATGTCCAACATGAGCGCTAACATATTAGGCCTTGGGAATGCCGCCACACCTATGGGAATCAGAGCGATGCAAGAGCTGCAAAAGCTTAATCCGGAAAAAGATACGGCCAGTCCAGCGATGTGTACACTACTTGCCCTGAATACGGCCAGTATTACTTTAATTCCAACGACATTGATTGCGATCCGCATGAATTTCCACTCGAAAAATCCGGCTGACATTGTCGGAAGCACTTTAATGGCTACCTTTGTTGCAACGGTTGCCGCCATCATCGTAGACAGATTCTACCGGAAAAAAGCCTTGAAGAAATCTGTCTAG